The following proteins are encoded in a genomic region of Nitrospira sp.:
- a CDS encoding uroporphyrinogen-III synthase — MTVVAFESRMAIEISRLIERYGGRPLVAPVLREIPLEDNSAAQEFGARLMAGRIDLLILLTGVGATMLFDLLKTRYAWSSVVAVLKGTAIIARGPKPVAALKAVGLQATVTVPEPNTWVDLVSALDQYRPVKGLRIAVQEYGVSNPEFVNALEQRGAEVFLVPMYKWALPEDLGPVRHALDEIIARRVNVILITNAAQVDHVMRVLEQDGKVEPFRAALKKMVVASIGPTASERLRHYNWPVDFEPSHAKMGILIKEVSERASNMLDRKR; from the coding sequence ATGACAGTCGTTGCGTTTGAAAGCCGAATGGCGATAGAGATCAGCCGGCTGATCGAGCGTTACGGCGGCAGGCCGCTCGTGGCTCCCGTTCTACGAGAAATCCCACTGGAAGACAATTCCGCAGCGCAGGAGTTTGGTGCTCGGCTCATGGCCGGTCGGATCGATCTGCTTATTCTCCTGACTGGTGTCGGCGCAACGATGCTGTTTGACCTGCTCAAGACTCGCTATGCCTGGTCGTCCGTCGTCGCGGTGCTCAAAGGCACGGCGATCATCGCACGAGGGCCTAAGCCGGTCGCAGCCCTGAAGGCTGTCGGGCTTCAGGCGACAGTGACCGTGCCGGAACCGAATACGTGGGTCGATTTGGTTTCAGCTCTGGATCAGTATCGTCCCGTGAAGGGACTGAGGATTGCCGTTCAGGAATACGGAGTCTCCAACCCTGAGTTCGTGAACGCGCTGGAGCAGCGAGGCGCCGAGGTATTCCTGGTTCCAATGTATAAGTGGGCTCTACCTGAAGATCTTGGTCCCGTTCGTCATGCACTCGATGAAATCATTGCCAGGCGAGTCAATGTGATACTGATCACCAATGCTGCGCAGGTAGACCATGTCATGCGTGTGTTGGAGCAGGATGGGAAGGTGGAGCCGTTTCGTGCGGCATTGAAGAAGATGGTCGTCGCATCAATCGGCCCGACCGCCAGCGAACGGTTGCGCCACTACAACTGGCCGGTTGATTTCGAGCCGTCACATGCAAAGATGGGGATTTTGATCAAAGAAGTGTCTGAGCGGGCTTCGAACATGCTCGACAGAAAACGATAG
- a CDS encoding MBL fold metallo-hydrolase → MSQVWTSLPKNHYLSLAPWCWVQLESAEPPGPFPFVGGVSPEVVAGLHEAHSLLSSAIDTAISDVFSKRAPLDDPDRQQRLEDAYAELVNARPYLQQHIRCGRRPDGTFQWEFPTDSAKSSTVTNGGLRIFHAINHQAIPIGFNGRPLGPSVGKLLGLLDGTHTVDELRSALSAMPRDSQMLLTKVMESLHHYGCLATSATTSILRHWHDIVQDQDIVHLGHAALLYRQRDSALLFDPWLLPWFAESPLPSVWSGLFPKPTAVFLTHDHDDHVDPRTLLHLPKDTPIIVPSRQNRKRLFFDYRSLLAELGFDRIIELAHGGTWPFEGGTVVSVPFYGEDPCDLNMPRNCYLISDRGHNVLIHADSGPTNDGRSALKDHIIQQLVGRYGSIPLVFASQQQLLEIRSHAAHASLSHPGKWLDVGENGYLTNAYLAELCAAAQARMFVSYATGGADWYPDHLSFMFSRRNPCRTALLTAHWEQPERLKDLLVSQECRYHRAHAFDVYRVLSGGMIEVSSARETLAPMTLYRLDHGDPPFMKAGKGR, encoded by the coding sequence ATGAGCCAGGTTTGGACCAGCCTTCCCAAGAATCATTACCTGAGCCTCGCTCCCTGGTGCTGGGTGCAGCTGGAGAGTGCGGAGCCACCGGGCCCCTTCCCGTTCGTAGGCGGGGTATCCCCTGAAGTCGTCGCCGGACTCCACGAAGCTCATAGCCTGCTCTCCAGTGCGATCGATACCGCAATCAGCGACGTCTTCTCGAAACGGGCGCCGCTCGACGATCCTGATCGTCAACAACGGCTGGAAGATGCCTATGCAGAGCTGGTCAACGCACGGCCCTATCTTCAACAACACATCCGCTGCGGGCGGCGACCGGACGGGACCTTCCAGTGGGAATTCCCGACCGATTCAGCAAAATCCTCAACCGTGACCAACGGTGGGCTTCGCATCTTCCATGCGATCAATCACCAGGCGATCCCCATCGGATTCAACGGACGGCCGCTGGGTCCCAGCGTAGGGAAACTGCTCGGCCTGCTCGACGGAACCCATACCGTGGACGAGCTCCGTTCTGCGTTGTCGGCCATGCCGCGTGATTCGCAGATGCTGCTGACCAAGGTGATGGAATCACTGCACCACTATGGATGTCTCGCCACTTCTGCGACGACGTCTATACTGCGACATTGGCACGATATCGTTCAGGATCAGGACATCGTGCACCTTGGACATGCTGCCCTCCTCTACCGGCAACGGGACAGCGCACTCCTCTTCGACCCATGGCTTCTGCCTTGGTTTGCCGAATCGCCGTTGCCCTCGGTCTGGAGCGGACTGTTCCCGAAACCAACCGCCGTGTTTCTGACTCACGACCACGATGATCATGTCGATCCCCGCACCTTGCTTCATTTGCCGAAAGACACGCCGATCATCGTGCCCAGTCGACAAAATCGAAAACGGCTGTTTTTCGACTATCGTTCGCTTCTCGCAGAACTGGGTTTTGACCGAATCATCGAGCTGGCCCATGGGGGAACTTGGCCGTTTGAAGGCGGTACTGTCGTGTCCGTGCCCTTCTACGGAGAGGACCCTTGCGACTTGAACATGCCCAGGAATTGCTACTTGATTTCGGATCGAGGGCACAATGTGCTGATCCATGCGGACAGCGGTCCGACGAACGACGGACGATCCGCTCTCAAAGACCATATCATCCAGCAATTGGTCGGGCGATACGGATCGATTCCGCTCGTGTTCGCGTCACAACAGCAGCTGCTTGAAATTCGGAGCCATGCCGCCCATGCCTCTCTCTCTCATCCCGGCAAATGGCTGGATGTCGGTGAAAACGGCTATCTCACAAACGCTTATCTCGCCGAGTTGTGCGCGGCTGCCCAGGCACGGATGTTTGTTTCCTACGCCACCGGTGGAGCTGACTGGTACCCAGACCACCTGTCTTTCATGTTCAGCCGTCGTAATCCCTGCAGAACCGCACTCTTAACGGCTCATTGGGAACAACCTGAAAGATTGAAAGACCTTCTGGTTTCACAGGAATGTCGCTATCATCGTGCCCACGCCTTCGATGTCTATCGAGTCCTGAGTGGGGGGATGATCGAAGTCAGTTCGGCGAGAGAAACCCTCGCCCCGATGACGCTGTATCGGTTGGATCACGGTGATCCCCCCTTCATGAAGGCGGGCAAGGGACGATAG
- a CDS encoding prenyltransferase/squalene oxidase repeat-containing protein: protein MRSILRDIKRQLDLRYHESKVPIVAKRQKVVDAQGVAQWVDPGVAKVIDNSLRWIFRAQDHSRTNDGGVARHFSLINGWGPSYPETTGYIVPTLIDFSQRDSGELGRECHARAEQMLDWLLKIQLPGGGFQGGTVDAQPRVPVTFNTGQILMGLSSGVKEFGRKYEQAMHTAANWLCNTSDPDGCWRKHPTPFAAAGEKAYETHVSWGLLEAARASGVRRYADTALANVRWALTKQQPNGWFACCCLDNPEAPLTHTIGYVLRGVLEAYLFFNKDPALLAAARLTADGALSALEKNGRLPGRLTSKWKGAVPYVCLTGTSQIAHCWLILARETGEMKYLEGAKLANSYVRRTIAVDGPENQRGAVRGSFPVNGTYGYFQYLNWAAKFTIDANLLEFDIAVKT, encoded by the coding sequence GTGAGGAGCATACTCCGAGACATTAAGCGTCAACTTGACCTACGCTACCACGAATCCAAGGTTCCCATCGTGGCAAAAAGACAGAAGGTCGTCGACGCGCAAGGGGTCGCTCAGTGGGTTGACCCCGGTGTGGCAAAGGTCATCGACAACTCCCTTCGCTGGATTTTTCGGGCACAAGATCATTCACGCACGAATGATGGCGGCGTCGCCCGCCATTTCTCGCTGATCAATGGGTGGGGACCGTCCTATCCGGAGACGACCGGGTATATCGTCCCGACGTTGATCGACTTTTCACAGCGCGACTCAGGTGAACTTGGCCGGGAGTGCCACGCCCGCGCCGAGCAGATGTTGGATTGGTTGCTTAAGATCCAACTACCGGGCGGGGGCTTCCAGGGCGGAACCGTTGATGCCCAGCCCCGAGTCCCGGTGACGTTCAACACCGGTCAGATCTTGATGGGGCTTTCTTCGGGCGTGAAGGAATTCGGTCGGAAGTATGAACAAGCAATGCACACCGCAGCCAACTGGCTGTGCAACACAAGTGATCCCGACGGTTGCTGGCGGAAGCATCCAACTCCGTTCGCGGCAGCAGGCGAGAAGGCTTATGAGACTCATGTCTCCTGGGGTCTGCTCGAGGCGGCCAGGGCTTCAGGCGTCCGGCGGTACGCCGACACGGCGCTCGCAAATGTGCGCTGGGCTTTGACGAAGCAACAGCCTAATGGATGGTTTGCTTGCTGCTGTCTCGACAATCCCGAGGCTCCGCTGACTCACACCATCGGTTACGTGCTGCGGGGGGTCCTGGAAGCCTATCTCTTCTTCAACAAGGATCCGGCGTTGCTGGCTGCGGCCCGCCTCACGGCCGACGGCGCCCTAAGCGCTCTGGAGAAGAATGGCCGACTCCCCGGCCGGCTGACGTCCAAATGGAAGGGAGCCGTTCCTTACGTTTGTCTCACGGGGACCTCGCAGATCGCCCACTGCTGGCTGATCCTCGCTCGGGAGACCGGCGAGATGAAATATCTCGAGGGGGCAAAACTCGCCAACTCCTATGTGCGGCGGACCATCGCCGTCGATGGCCCCGAGAATCAGCGAGGCGCGGTTCGGGGTTCTTTCCCCGTGAACGGTACCTACGGCTATTTTCAATATCTGAACTGGGCCGCAAAGTTTACGATTGACGCCAACCTCCTCGAATTCGACATCGCCGTCAAAACCTGA
- a CDS encoding VOC family protein gives MTAPLHRGLRHLALRVMDLSRSRRFYEQLLGFQSVWEPDPENVYFSSGIDNLALHQIPKDELPLYQPTKAQLLDHIGVILDSPQAVDRMYGEMAPKIESLGGRIVKEPKQHRDGSYSFYFSDPDGIVIQALYEPAISKLRISADS, from the coding sequence ATGACTGCTCCACTCCATAGAGGTCTTCGGCATTTGGCCCTGCGTGTCATGGACCTTTCTCGTTCGCGCCGATTTTATGAGCAGTTGCTTGGCTTTCAATCGGTGTGGGAGCCGGATCCGGAGAATGTCTATTTTAGCTCCGGCATCGATAATCTGGCACTCCACCAAATTCCAAAAGATGAACTACCCTTGTACCAACCAACAAAGGCCCAATTGCTCGATCATATCGGGGTGATTCTCGACAGTCCACAAGCCGTCGATCGGATGTACGGCGAAATGGCGCCAAAGATCGAATCCCTGGGCGGGCGAATCGTCAAGGAGCCCAAGCAGCACCGAGACGGCAGTTACTCATTCTATTTTTCAGATCCCGACGGCATTGTGATCCAGGCTCTGTATGAACCGGCGATCAGCAAACTGAGGATCAGTGCCGACTCATGA
- a CDS encoding transposase, whose product MARPLRIEFSGALYHVTTRGNARQDIFLDDEDRHRFLGVLAHVVSRFHLRLHAYCLMDNHFHLVVETPKANLSKAMRQLNGVYTQSFNRRHGRVGHVSQGRFKAIVVDRDSYLLELCRYVVLNPVRVRRTRKAGTYFWSSHQATAGLVPVPSWLTVDWLLSQFGHQRAAAQRKYRAFVAEGIGYGSPWEHVRGQVLLGSERFVERLAPGLQDTRRLKEIPRQQRFATRPTLRRLFPTNSRADRARRNEAIRRAHLEHGYSLSEIGQVVGLHYSTISRIVNPQAGNDTQNKI is encoded by the coding sequence ATGGCCCGCCCACTGCGCATCGAATTTTCTGGCGCGCTCTACCACGTCACCACCCGGGGCAACGCCCGGCAGGACATTTTCCTGGATGACGAGGATCGGCATCGGTTCCTCGGGGTGCTGGCACACGTCGTCTCCCGCTTTCATCTTCGACTGCATGCCTATTGCCTGATGGACAATCACTTTCACCTGGTGGTGGAAACGCCCAAGGCGAATCTGTCGAAAGCCATGCGCCAGCTCAACGGCGTCTATACCCAATCCTTCAACCGGCGTCACGGTCGGGTCGGCCACGTCTCACAGGGCCGTTTCAAGGCGATTGTAGTCGATCGGGACAGCTATCTCCTGGAGCTCTGTCGCTATGTCGTGCTGAACCCGGTGCGTGTCAGGCGTACCCGTAAAGCCGGTACCTATTTCTGGTCGAGCCACCAAGCCACGGCAGGCCTCGTCCCTGTGCCGTCGTGGTTGACGGTGGACTGGCTGCTGTCTCAGTTTGGCCATCAGCGCGCGGCAGCCCAGCGCAAGTACCGGGCCTTCGTTGCCGAAGGGATCGGCTATGGTTCGCCCTGGGAACATGTCCGAGGACAAGTGCTGCTCGGCAGTGAGCGATTCGTCGAACGTCTGGCACCCGGGCTTCAAGATACGCGTCGATTGAAGGAGATTCCCCGACAGCAACGGTTTGCGACCCGCCCGACGCTACGCCGCCTATTTCCTACCAATTCCCGTGCGGACCGAGCGCGCCGCAATGAGGCCATCCGTCGTGCCCATCTGGAACACGGTTACAGTTTGTCTGAGATTGGACAGGTCGTAGGCTTGCACTATTCGACGATCAGCCGCATCGTGAATCCCCAGGCTGGTAACGATACACAGAACAAGATCTGA
- a CDS encoding IS110 family transposase, translated as MWQCLEQAVHTLADQVRAAGRTQPGYALLQTVPGIGPILARTILVEVGAIRRFVTVGHFASYGRCVGSEHVSNGTRKGAGNTKNGNKYLSWAFIEAAHCAIR; from the coding sequence GTGTGGCAGTGTCTGGAGCAGGCAGTCCACACGCTCGCGGACCAGGTCCGGGCGGCGGGGCGGACCCAGCCCGGCTATGCGCTGCTGCAGACGGTCCCCGGCATCGGGCCGATCTTGGCCCGCACGATTCTCGTGGAAGTCGGCGCCATCCGTCGATTCGTGACCGTGGGGCACTTCGCGTCCTACGGTCGCTGCGTCGGCAGCGAGCACGTGAGCAACGGCACACGGAAAGGGGCCGGCAACACGAAGAACGGCAACAAGTATTTAAGCTGGGCGTTTATCGAAGCCGCTCACTGTGCGATTCGCTAG
- a CDS encoding fatty acid--CoA ligase family protein has product MLTGVHALAERIGASARRVLVRSANPELILTTLVAGLAMDCDVVFAHATLAPEFVIKVATELNVAVSIEETGEVRLTRVSSEASGTVFLMTSGTTGLPKLAQHRFEQLLDRILPSALLPVNRNGQWLLTYPPTTFAGLQVLLTACLTDGALIVPAERTPAGFAEAAMTHSVTHLSGTPTFWRSFLMAVNPGRLAELRQITVGGEAVDQSTLDRLRVAFPKARITHIYASTEGGALFAVSDARAGFPAAWLDSGVQGIRLRIREGCLEVLSPRRMVGFLAKGHTNPSLEDGWLATSDLVRVDGDRVVFLGRGDSLINVGGYKVYPQEIEGYLLGLPGIVETRVRAVANPLSGQALVAEIVVSVDQDPDLVRREAMATCRRDLPRHQVPAMIRVVPAIAIAESGKKQ; this is encoded by the coding sequence GTGCTTACTGGAGTTCATGCCCTCGCGGAGCGGATCGGCGCCTCCGCGCGCCGGGTTCTTGTCCGTTCCGCCAATCCAGAACTCATCCTCACGACCTTAGTGGCTGGACTGGCAATGGACTGCGACGTAGTTTTCGCCCACGCCACGCTCGCGCCCGAATTCGTCATCAAGGTCGCGACTGAATTGAATGTCGCAGTCAGTATCGAAGAGACGGGCGAAGTTCGACTGACTAGGGTGTCGTCGGAAGCCTCCGGCACGGTCTTCCTGATGACATCGGGTACTACCGGTTTACCTAAGCTCGCCCAGCACCGATTCGAACAACTGCTCGACCGGATTCTCCCGTCGGCCTTGCTCCCCGTGAATCGCAATGGGCAGTGGCTGCTGACCTATCCGCCGACAACCTTCGCGGGTTTGCAAGTGCTCCTGACAGCCTGTCTGACCGACGGGGCCCTGATCGTCCCGGCCGAGCGGACCCCCGCAGGTTTCGCCGAAGCTGCGATGACGCACTCGGTGACGCACCTGAGCGGAACACCGACGTTCTGGCGCTCCTTCCTTATGGCGGTTAACCCGGGACGGCTGGCCGAGCTTCGCCAGATCACAGTTGGCGGCGAGGCGGTCGATCAGTCGACGCTCGATCGACTCCGGGTGGCCTTCCCAAAGGCCCGCATCACGCACATTTATGCATCCACCGAGGGGGGCGCCCTGTTCGCAGTCTCCGATGCCCGCGCTGGATTCCCGGCCGCGTGGCTCGACAGCGGGGTCCAGGGGATTCGCCTTCGTATCCGAGAGGGGTGCCTCGAAGTCCTCAGCCCCCGCCGGATGGTCGGCTTTCTTGCTAAGGGACACACCAACCCCTCGCTGGAGGACGGCTGGCTGGCAACGAGCGACCTCGTGCGCGTCGACGGTGACCGAGTCGTCTTCCTGGGCCGTGGCGACTCACTTATCAACGTCGGTGGATACAAGGTTTATCCCCAGGAGATCGAGGGATATCTGCTCGGTCTCCCTGGTATCGTCGAGACACGCGTCCGCGCGGTGGCAAACCCGCTCAGCGGCCAAGCTCTTGTGGCAGAGATCGTCGTCTCAGTCGACCAGGACCCCGACCTGGTGCGCCGCGAGGCGATGGCCACGTGCCGTCGCGACCTTCCTCGACATCAAGTGCCCGCGATGATCAGGGTCGTTCCCGCCATCGCCATCGCAGAATCGGGAAAGAAGCAGTAG
- a CDS encoding IS630 family transposase translates to MRTYFGQEWGGPGKKTTGYKERSPLQRRKFLRLRERYRRRGLQLVHVDECGFAPSVIRRYGYAPKGQRVYGLTSGHRRPRTSLIAARIGPDFAEPFLFDGTCDATVFNSWLKARLCPRLTREHLVIMDNAAFHQSPETTQLIEHTGATLLCLPPYSPDLNPIEHDFAVLKKHREYRETASIDQIVKAYQ, encoded by the coding sequence TTGAGAACTTATTTTGGACAAGAGTGGGGTGGACCCGGAAAAAAAACGACCGGCTACAAAGAGCGCAGCCCACTGCAACGAAGAAAGTTTCTGCGTCTTCGGGAGCGGTACAGACGTCGCGGCCTGCAGCTCGTGCATGTCGATGAGTGTGGCTTCGCGCCTTCCGTCATACGCCGCTATGGGTATGCCCCCAAGGGACAGCGCGTGTACGGTCTGACGTCCGGGCACCGCAGACCGCGCACCTCACTGATCGCCGCCCGCATCGGGCCAGATTTTGCAGAGCCCTTCCTCTTCGACGGCACCTGCGATGCCACGGTGTTCAACTCCTGGCTCAAGGCTAGGCTGTGCCCGCGGCTGACCCGCGAGCACCTGGTCATCATGGACAACGCGGCCTTTCACCAATCGCCGGAAACGACGCAACTTATCGAGCATACCGGCGCCACCCTGCTGTGTTTGCCACCCTATTCGCCCGACCTGAACCCCATTGAGCACGACTTCGCCGTGCTCAAGAAGCACCGGGAATATCGGGAAACCGCTTCCATCGACCAGATCGTGAAGGCCTATCAATGA
- a CDS encoding transposase, giving the protein MLRDVGIDLHASTSVVVMSDDADRVLDQKRLRNELPLIVGALEPYRATVHGIAVESTYKWYWLVDGLMDAGDRVHVAHAPALPQSSGLKHADDQHDARWVAHLLRLGLLPTGDIYPKAERAVRDLLRKRSQLVRHKTMVVLSLQSLLTR; this is encoded by the coding sequence ATGCTGCGTGATGTGGGAATCGATCTGCATGCCAGCACCAGTGTGGTTGTGATGAGTGATGACGCGGACCGGGTGCTGGATCAGAAACGACTGCGCAATGAGTTGCCACTGATCGTCGGTGCCCTGGAGCCGTATCGCGCCACCGTGCACGGGATCGCCGTCGAATCCACCTATAAGTGGTACTGGCTCGTCGATGGACTCATGGACGCCGGCGACCGCGTGCACGTGGCCCATGCGCCCGCGCTTCCACAGTCCAGTGGCCTCAAGCACGCCGACGATCAGCATGATGCGCGGTGGGTGGCGCATCTGCTCCGCCTGGGTCTGCTCCCCACCGGCGACATCTATCCCAAAGCCGAACGCGCCGTCCGGGATCTGCTCCGCAAACGCAGCCAACTGGTCCGGCACAAGACCATGGTGGTGCTGAGTCTGCAGAGTCTCCTCACACGATGA
- a CDS encoding IS4 family transposase, which translates to MVTVASCFAQMLALIDRADFARAVRQHAAERAAKGFSCWDHLIAMLFCQMGSAHSLREICGGLATALGKLVHLGIRRTPTRSTLAYANAHRPWQLYETLFYQVLTRCQAVAALKRRRFRFKHPLRTLDATIIELCATVFDWARFQRTKGAIKLHLQLDHQGCLPCWALVTDGDTNDVRIAQQLTFAPGTIVVIDRGYLDYARYHRWTVDEVGFVTRPRTNMLYEVLEQRSVPTRGPVLVDEVIRLTSSHAADRCSVPLRQVTIWDERQQRPLRFLTTLMQLAASTIAAIYRERWQIELLFKALKQHLRIKTFVGTSENAVQVQIWIALLAMLLLKFLQLKSTWPWSLSNLAALLRFNLLTYRDLWDWLNAPFERPLLIPAPPQLC; encoded by the coding sequence ATGGTAACCGTCGCCAGTTGCTTTGCGCAAATGCTCGCCCTGATCGATCGCGCGGACTTCGCTCGGGCCGTTCGACAGCACGCCGCTGAGCGAGCAGCCAAGGGGTTCAGCTGCTGGGATCACTTGATAGCGATGCTGTTTTGTCAGATGGGTAGTGCGCACTCACTTCGAGAAATCTGTGGCGGCTTGGCCACCGCCCTTGGCAAACTCGTCCACCTTGGCATCCGTCGGACACCGACTCGGTCCACGCTGGCCTATGCCAATGCGCATCGGCCCTGGCAGCTGTACGAGACGCTCTTCTATCAAGTCCTCACCCGTTGCCAAGCCGTCGCGGCCTTGAAGCGCCGCCGGTTCCGGTTCAAGCACCCCTTGCGCACCCTCGACGCAACGATCATTGAACTCTGTGCCACGGTGTTCGATTGGGCCAGATTCCAGCGGACGAAGGGGGCGATCAAGCTCCATCTGCAGCTGGATCACCAGGGGTGTTTGCCCTGCTGGGCCCTCGTGACCGACGGCGACACCAACGACGTGCGGATCGCCCAACAGCTCACCTTTGCGCCAGGCACCATCGTGGTGATCGATCGCGGGTATCTCGACTATGCCCGCTATCATCGTTGGACGGTCGACGAGGTGGGATTTGTCACCCGTCCACGCACCAACATGCTCTACGAAGTGCTGGAGCAACGCTCCGTGCCGACACGCGGACCGGTGCTGGTCGATGAGGTGATCCGTCTCACCAGTTCCCATGCGGCTGACCGGTGCTCGGTCCCCCTGCGACAGGTGACGATCTGGGATGAGAGACAGCAGCGGCCGCTACGGTTCCTGACCACTCTCATGCAGCTTGCGGCCAGCACGATTGCCGCCATCTATCGGGAGCGCTGGCAGATCGAACTCCTCTTCAAGGCCTTGAAACAGCATCTCCGGATCAAGACGTTTGTGGGCACGAGTGAGAACGCCGTACAGGTCCAAATCTGGATCGCCCTGCTCGCGATGCTGCTGTTGAAATTTCTGCAGCTGAAGTCCACGTGGCCCTGGAGTCTCTCGAATCTGGCCGCGTTGCTCCGCTTCAATCTGTTGACCTATCGGGATCTGTGGGACTGGCTCAATGCGCCCTTTGAACGGCCGCTGCTCATACCAGCGCCGCCCCAACTGTGCTAG
- a CDS encoding SDR family oxidoreductase, whose product MSKRTVVVTGGSRGLGAVIVHSLLESGHRVATCSRTKSEFLAELEAGSRFAPDFFWRPCTIGEADEADAYMKAVAEWTGSDGLWGLVNNAGIAMAGILATFPNIESERIIKINLLGAIQIARAFSQQMLKSNRGGRIINISSIIGTRGYNGLSAYSASKAGLDGFSRALARELGRRQITVNSVAPGYIRTEMSATLTEDQLTQIVNRTPLGRLATAEDLVGVIKFLLSKEAAMITGQTILVDGGISC is encoded by the coding sequence GTGAGCAAACGAACTGTGGTGGTGACAGGCGGAAGCCGAGGCCTGGGAGCAGTGATCGTTCACTCGCTCCTCGAGTCAGGCCATCGCGTTGCAACTTGCAGCCGAACGAAGTCAGAGTTTCTCGCAGAACTCGAAGCTGGATCTCGCTTCGCCCCTGACTTCTTCTGGCGGCCCTGCACCATTGGCGAGGCAGATGAGGCCGACGCCTACATGAAGGCGGTGGCCGAGTGGACGGGATCGGACGGCCTCTGGGGGCTTGTGAATAACGCTGGGATTGCGATGGCCGGGATTCTGGCCACCTTCCCCAACATCGAAAGCGAACGGATCATTAAGATCAATCTCCTCGGCGCGATCCAGATCGCCCGGGCCTTTTCGCAGCAAATGCTGAAGAGCAACCGGGGTGGCCGGATCATCAACATCAGTTCGATCATCGGCACGCGTGGATACAACGGTCTGTCGGCGTACTCGGCTTCTAAGGCGGGACTTGACGGCTTCAGCCGCGCGCTGGCTCGTGAGCTCGGCCGTCGTCAGATCACCGTCAACTCCGTCGCACCGGGATACATACGGACGGAGATGTCGGCCACGCTCACTGAGGACCAGTTGACTCAAATCGTGAATCGGACCCCACTAGGCAGGCTCGCCACCGCGGAGGATCTGGTCGGTGTTATCAAGTTTCTTCTAAGCAAGGAGGCTGCGATGATTACCGGACAGACCATACTGGTCGACGGAGGCATCAGCTGTTGA
- a CDS encoding AAC(3) family N-acetyltransferase encodes MSLSAKIKNLVRPTYRRLKSWYIEKFQAFTPADLTAALRELGLKPGDVVMAHVAFNRFEGFRGGPGNVVASLLEVIGPEGTLLMPTMPFGGSAVDYIARVKVTDLAKTPSAMGFVTEVFRRTPGVIRSIHPTHPVAACGPKAVELTHNHHLARTPCGSGTPFLRLLDHAGKILLLGADIRTMTFYHGVEEAIEAKFPRSPFTNETFELQTKAPDGTIYTTQTRLFERELSKRRDISILEAPLWEAGALKSVSVRRVPLKLVDARSVFELCNKMADEGQFCYVF; translated from the coding sequence ATGTCGCTCTCAGCCAAGATCAAGAACCTGGTCAGGCCGACGTACCGTCGCCTCAAGTCCTGGTACATCGAGAAGTTCCAGGCCTTCACCCCGGCCGACCTTACGGCCGCTCTGCGCGAACTTGGCCTGAAACCAGGCGACGTAGTCATGGCACACGTGGCCTTCAACCGATTCGAGGGCTTCCGGGGCGGTCCAGGGAACGTAGTGGCTTCCCTTCTCGAAGTGATAGGTCCCGAAGGAACGCTCCTCATGCCCACAATGCCTTTCGGTGGATCGGCAGTGGACTACATCGCCCGCGTGAAGGTCACTGACCTTGCCAAGACTCCTTCCGCAATGGGATTCGTCACGGAGGTGTTTCGCCGAACCCCGGGAGTGATCCGCAGTATCCATCCCACTCATCCCGTGGCCGCGTGCGGTCCAAAGGCTGTGGAGCTCACGCACAACCATCACCTCGCACGAACGCCGTGCGGATCCGGTACGCCGTTTCTCCGCTTGCTCGATCACGCCGGCAAGATCCTTCTCCTCGGCGCCGACATTCGGACCATGACCTTCTACCACGGTGTGGAGGAAGCGATCGAGGCGAAATTTCCAAGGTCTCCGTTCACCAATGAAACCTTCGAACTTCAGACCAAGGCACCGGACGGAACCATTTACACCACACAGACCCGGCTATTCGAACGGGAACTCTCGAAAAGGCGAGACATCTCGATCCTGGAGGCCCCACTCTGGGAAGCTGGAGCGCTCAAGTCCGTCTCGGTTCGACGGGTCCCGCTCAAGTTGGTGGACGCGAGGTCTGTATTCGAGCTCTGCAATAAGATGGCGGACGAGGGACAGTTCTGCTATGTATTCTGA